AAAGAGAATTCATTTAATTTAACAATTGATAAAAACAATAAATTTCTATTCAGTGATTTTAATGACAAAAAATGTCCTTCACAAGAAATTGATACTAAACTTATCAAAAAATTTTTAATGGGGTTTTCAGACCTTCAATTTATAACTATTGACAAATATATCAAAAAAAATGTAAAAGACTCAATACTGCATGTACGCCCGATAGCAAGCATTTATGTAGAAAACACAAAAGGCTATTCTCAACAACTTAATATTTATTACAAACCATCAAACAGAAAAACAAGAGTAGAAATTGAGGGAGGTTTTGACAAAGAAAGATACTATGGAATTATTAAAAACAGACCTAATGATATTGTCATTTTACAAACATTAAGGTTAAATCGAATTTTGTGGAAATTTGAAGATTTTAAAATCAAAAAATAAAGTATATTTGCACACTAAGATAAACATTTATTAAAATTAAGTTTTAAATATTACGAACTATGAAATTTATTGCATCAACAACTACCCTATTAAAACAACTTCTAATTATAAACGGAGTTATTAGTTCAAAGGTAGTAATTCCTATTCTCGAATATTTTCTCTTTGAAATTGAAAACGGGAAATTACGAATTGTTGGAACCGACCTTGAAGTTTCAATGCAAGGCACTATCCCCGTTGAATCAAAAGAAAACGGGAAAATTGCTGTTCCTGCGAGTAAAATTATTGAGATTTTAAAATCTTTGCCTGAGCAACCAATAACCTTTACAATAAACGAAAAAAACAATTCTATTGAGCTTAGCTCCGAGAATGGTAAATACAAAATCAGTGGTGAAGTTGCAGAAGACTTTCCAAAATTCCCCACAATTGAAGATGCCAAAGTATTTGAACTTCCTGCAGAAATTCTTGAAAGTGCTATTTCCAAAACAATTCATGGAATTGGAACAGACGAACTTAAGCCTGCCTTAACAGGATTATTTATTGAACTTGACGATGAGAAAATAAAATTTGTTTCAACAGATGGAAACAAACTTGTACAATACACCAGAACAGATATTACACTTGATGATACAGTATCAATCATTTTACCTAAGAAAGCACTAAATGTTTTGAAAACATCAATAACAACTGATGATGAAAAAGTAACTGTTGAATTCAATAATGTAAATGCACTTTTCTCTTTAGGAAACCAAAAAATTGTTTGCCGATTGATTGATGAAAAATTTCCCGATTACAACTCTGCAATTCCAATTGACCTTCCAAATATTTTAAGAATAGACAAATACAATTTAATAGATGCCTTAAAAAGAACTCAGATTTTTGCTGACAAATCAACTTATGAAGTAATTTTTAAAATTACAGGAAACGATTTACAGTTGGAATCTCAAGATATTGATTATTCAAATGAAGCAAACGAAAGACTTACATGTGAATACGATGGTATAAATATAGAAATTGGATTTAGTGCTCGTTTTTTAATTGAAATGGTTTCAAACATTGATTCCCAAGAAGTAGTTCTATCATTATCATCAAAGAAAAGACCCGGCACAATAACACCTGCTGAGCCAAATGAAAATGAAGAATTATTAATGTTGCTTATGCCTATTGTTGTTAAAGAATCTGATGAAGATGAAGATGATGATAAACAAGAGAATAATGAGGAATAATTAAAAAGCAATTAACACATTAAAAAAAAATAAATTTTCAAAAATAATTCATGAAATCGTACCTAATCAAAAATGCAAAAATTATTGATTCGGCTAAGATATTTTTTGGAGATATTTTTATCAAGAATAAAAGAATTGAAAAAATATTACCATCTATTTCAAATATCAAAGAAAATTTTATAGAAATAAATGCAGAAAATAAAACAGTAATTCCGGGAGTTATTGATGATCATGTTCATTTTCGTGAGCCGGGATTAACACACAAAGGAAATATTAACAGCGAATCGAAAGCAGCATTAGCAGGAGGCGTTACCTCAATTATGGAAATGCCTAATACAAAACCTCAAACAACAACTATCACTGAGCTGAATAATAAATTCGATTTAGCATCAAAACAATCTTATTGCAATTATTCCTTTTATCTTGGTGCAACAGACACAAATCTTGATGAATTAAAAAAAATTAACAGCAGTGAAACTTGCGGAGTAAAAATATTTCTTGGCTCCTCTACAGGAAATATGCTAATAGATAATGTTGAAATCCTATCAAAAATATTTTCAAACATATCACTTTTAAAGGCTGTTCATGCAGAAAAAGATGAAATTATAAACAGCAACCTAGAAAAAATAAAAAAACAATTCGGTGAAGATATTCCAATAAAATATCACTCAAAAATAAGAAGCGAAGAAGCTTGTTTTGCTTCATCTGAATTTGCAATAAATCTGGCAAAAAAATTTAATTCAAGACTTCACATTCTTCATTTATCAACAGAAAAAGAAGTTGAACTTCTTGACAATCAGACCCCTTTAAAAGAAAAGCTAATCACTGCAGAAGCATGTGTTCATCATCTTTGGTTTGATGAAAATGATTATGATAAATACGGCACACGCATTAAATGGAATCCTGCAATAAAAAATAAAAAAGATAAAGATGCTCTTTTGCAAGCAGTGATAAACAACAAAATAGATGTTATTGCTACCGACCACGCACCACACACAATTGAAGAGAAACAAAACTCTTACTTAAAAGCACCCTCAGGCGGTCCGCTAATACAACATTCGCTTACTGCAATGCTCGAACTATATTCACAAGGAAAAATAAGCCTTGAAAAAATAGTTGAAAAAATGTGCCATAGCCCTGCAGATATTTTTAACATTAACAATAGAGGATATCTAAAAGAAGGATATTGGGCTGACCTTGTGATAATTGACACAAACTTACCATGGATAGTAAAAAAAGAAAATATACTTTACAAATGTGCATGGTCGCCTTTTGAAAATACAAAATTTAATTCAAAAGTTACTCACACTTTTATAAATGGAAATCTTGCTTTTGAAAATGAAAAATTCAATAATTTTACTCCGGGAATGAAATTAAAATTTAATAGAAAAAATTATTAAGATAATAAATTTTCATATTTTATGAATTAATATTATCTTTGATATTTAATAAAAGAAGGAAACACTAATTATGAAAAAATATATAATCTCCGAAAATCTTTTAGACAAAAGCATAGCTACGTTTAATTATCTTGTTGATAACATAAAAAGAAATTATGAATCTCAAACCACTGATTTTGATTCATTTAAAATCAATCTTCTTCAATCATTAATTTTTGAATCACTACAATCAGTAATTGAAACAAATAAAAAATCTGATGAAAAATATTCAAGAAATATTGCTTTGTTTAAAACAGATATTCATGAAAAAATAATACCTCTTTTTCTGGAGATAAAATATTATGGAAAAACACACGGTATTACTCCCGACCTTAACGAAACTTATATTTACGACCATTGCATAAAAGCTCTTGAGAAAATTTTAACACCCAAAAATGCCGAGCTTTTAAAATCATCTCTTTTAATAGCCAGAAATGAGAAAGGTGGAACAGAAGATAAAAACTTTCTTGAAAAGTGGCACATAGCAAATCTTTTAAAAATTGCGAAATCAGACGGAGTATATGATGCAGAAGAAAGAAGATTTCTTGATAATAAAGCAAGAAAATACAAAGTAAACTTAAGAGAAGTTGAAGATTTGGTAGATACTGATAGTAAGCTTCAATTGCCACAAGATCAATTTCGTAAGATAGAATATTTTATTGATGTTGTACTTATGATGGCAGCAGATAAAGAAATTCACGAAAACGAAAGACAACAATGCCTGAGAGTAGGCAAAGCACTGGGATTTCCTGAAAGCAAAATTGAAGAGGCTTTAAATGCTTTTACTAATCGCTTTTCAAAAGGACTTCCTGCGATAACTGCTGTTCCTGATGTAATAATTATTTTGAAGGAAGAATAAAACAAATCTGTTTTTTTAAAAATAAGTCCACTCTATAAAGTCTTAAAATGATTTTCAGCTCCTTTCTGCCCCAAGCCCTAAAGGGAGAAGTAGCTGAAAATCAGGCCTTTCTTTAGGGAATGGAGCAATTCCTGATTTTCAAAACCTACACTCATTACTTTTTAGAGTGGACTCAAAAATACTAAATCAAAAAAAACACTTCATTAAATTCGAAGCATTTATTTTTTTACAATGCCTTAGGCAATTTTATATTTTTATTTCTACTGTTATAAGCAAAGCTTTTTACTAAAGGGGGGTTCTACAAATACATTTCTTTTAAGAAACAAAGATAATGAATAAGATGCAAGGCATAAATTTTTCTGAATAGCATTAGCTATTGAGAAAAATTTTAACGCAGTCAGATTGTTTATTATCTTTGTTCCCAAAGGGTTTTCAGAGTTTTTCATATACTTCTTCAAAACTTTTTACATTATCCCGATTTGCATCAAAATTTTTCATTGTCTATAAAAAACTCTGAGAATCTTAATGCGAATGTATTTATAGAACCCCCCTTAAAAACAACAATAATTTAATTATTGGTGAGTTTACTTTTGAAAGCTGAAAATAAGGTATTTGCTTTGCTCCAAATCTTCTAAAAGATTGCTCCACTCCCTCTATCATACTTCCACAAAAATCAAAAGACTTAGTTTTTGAAGTAACAAATTTTATAATTTCATAAATTAGTAATGATGCAGAACCACTTTTTTTAAAATCTGGGTCAATGGTACTTACCAAGTTATAAGCAGATTCATTATCCCAAATAAAAAATATTGCACTATGAATATCATCATTTTTATCATAGCAAAAAATTGTTCTTCCTGCATTGTTTTTATAACAAGCCTGATAAATTTTATTGAATTCCGAAAATGAA
Above is a window of Bacteroidota bacterium DNA encoding:
- the dnaN gene encoding DNA polymerase III subunit beta, with protein sequence MKFIASTTTLLKQLLIINGVISSKVVIPILEYFLFEIENGKLRIVGTDLEVSMQGTIPVESKENGKIAVPASKIIEILKSLPEQPITFTINEKNNSIELSSENGKYKISGEVAEDFPKFPTIEDAKVFELPAEILESAISKTIHGIGTDELKPALTGLFIELDDEKIKFVSTDGNKLVQYTRTDITLDDTVSIILPKKALNVLKTSITTDDEKVTVEFNNVNALFSLGNQKIVCRLIDEKFPDYNSAIPIDLPNILRIDKYNLIDALKRTQIFADKSTYEVIFKITGNDLQLESQDIDYSNEANERLTCEYDGINIEIGFSARFLIEMVSNIDSQEVVLSLSSKKRPGTITPAEPNENEELLMLLMPIVVKESDEDEDDDKQENNEE
- a CDS encoding dihydroorotase; its protein translation is MKSYLIKNAKIIDSAKIFFGDIFIKNKRIEKILPSISNIKENFIEINAENKTVIPGVIDDHVHFREPGLTHKGNINSESKAALAGGVTSIMEMPNTKPQTTTITELNNKFDLASKQSYCNYSFYLGATDTNLDELKKINSSETCGVKIFLGSSTGNMLIDNVEILSKIFSNISLLKAVHAEKDEIINSNLEKIKKQFGEDIPIKYHSKIRSEEACFASSEFAINLAKKFNSRLHILHLSTEKEVELLDNQTPLKEKLITAEACVHHLWFDENDYDKYGTRIKWNPAIKNKKDKDALLQAVINNKIDVIATDHAPHTIEEKQNSYLKAPSGGPLIQHSLTAMLELYSQGKISLEKIVEKMCHSPADIFNINNRGYLKEGYWADLVIIDTNLPWIVKKENILYKCAWSPFENTKFNSKVTHTFINGNLAFENEKFNNFTPGMKLKFNRKNY